TCGAGTTGGGTGATCAGGCTCTTGAGATCCTTCTCGCGCCCGGCGAATGCTGTACTGAAGGCCGCGGTGATGTCCTGAAGTTGGCCCAGGCCGCCGCCGTTGAGCAGCAGCGACATCGCCGACAGGGTCTGCTCGGTCGCGGGATAGGCGCCGCCTCTCGACAACGGGATCAACGAACCGTTGTGAAGTTTGCCTTGCGGTGCGATATCGGTGGGCGGTGCCAACTCGATGTGTAGTGAGCCCAACAGGCTGGTCTGACCGACTTTGGCGGTGGCGTTCGAGGGCAAATCCACGTCACCGTTGAGCTTCATCGTGACCAGCGCATGCCAGTCCTGACGCTCGATCTTGGTGACGTTGCCGACTGTCGCGTCACCGACACGCACACGTGCATTGGGTTCCATATAAGCGACGTTGGGCAGTTGCGCCGTCACCACGTAGGCGCCCGGGCCACCGCCCTCGGTACCGGGCAGTGGCAGCGAGTTCAGGCCCTGCCACTGACACGCCGACAACGTGGCGAGCACCATGATAGACAGCGCGCCACGGCCCAGGTATCGCAGACGGTTACGGCTCACGACCCACCCCCGGGCACCATCATGCCGGGCAATCCTGCCGATGGATCAGTGGGCGCAGGCGCTTCCGCGGGTAATGGCGCTTCGGCCGGGGGCTGCGGCCCCGGGGGCCCGCCGGATGGCACGGCCGCCATCGGCGGGACGTAGTCCGGACGCAGCCAGTCTTCACTGTAGGTGAGCTCGTTGGGTCGTGCGGCCGCGCCGACGAAGAGGTTCTCACCCAGTGGCGGAAAGTTGAACTGACGGTTCTTGACGATGGGCGCCAAATATTGCACGCAGAGTTTGGCCGCCTGCTCACTGTTGAGGCGCGACGCCGCTTGAATCGCCCCACACAGGAAGGTGATCGGATTGGCGAAGTTGTTGAGCGCCAACGCGCCTGTCAGCGCGGCCTGCGACGGTTGGTAGATATTGAGAAAGTTCTGAAACGCGTTCGGCGCGATGTGCAACGTCTGCTTGATGTCGTCGAGACTGTCGATGACCGCCGCAGAGATCGAGGACAACTTGTCCGTCGTGGTGCCCAAGGCGTCGCGGTTGTCGGCCACGAAGCTCTGTACGTCGTTGGCCGCGGTACTGAGATCGGCTACGGCTTGCCCGATTTGATCGGGGTTGTCAGCCAGCAATGCGGTCACCGCGGCCAAGTTCCGGTTCAGCTGCCCGAGCACGGTCGTACTGTCCTGCAGAGCGGAGACCAGGACCGAGAGGTTCTTGATGGTGCCGAAGATGTCCTGGCTGTGATCGCCGAAGATGGAGAACGCCTGCGACATCTTGATCAGCGCATCCCTGATGTTGACGCCTTGGCCGCGCACGTTGTCCGCCGCGGTGTTGATGAACGCACCCAAGGTGCTGACCCCGCCCGGCTGGGTTGGCTGCAGCATGTCGGTGAGCGTCTGCAACTGCGTGCGCAGATCATCCCATTCCACCGGAACAGCGGTACGCTCCTGCGGGATGACGGCGCCGGAGTCCATCACGGGTCCGCTGGTGTATGCCGGCGTGAGCTGGATAGCCCGCGATGTGATGAGCTGCGGCGACACAATCGCGGCTGTCACGTCGGCGGGGACTTTGTATTTGTTGTCGACCCAGAATGAGATCTTGACGCGTTGCGCCTGAGGTTCGATCGTGTCGATCTCCCCGACCGGGACGCCGAGGATGCGCACCTCGTCCCCGGCGTACAGACCGTTGCTGTTGTCAAAGTAGCCGACCATGAGGGTCTTGCCGATCGAGGTGCGCATCTGCACTGCCACAACAACTCCCGCGACGAGGCACATCGTGAGCACGATCGCCAAGGCGATTCTGCTGATTCGCGTGTTGGTCATTGTCCTGCCTCGGCTGGCGTGGTGGGGCCGGGTGCAGGTGCGCTGGGCGAGGGTGTCTGTCCGGGTGCCGGTTCATTTACTGGTGCCGGCGTGGGCACCGGTGTGACTGCAAGTTCGGGGGGCACCAAGGCCGGCGGCCCGGGCGGTGGACCGCCCGGTGGTGGAGGTGGAAGAGGTTCGCGGTAGGGATAGCGGGGGTCGCCGGGCTTTCCGGTGATCGCGTCGGGAAGCGTGAGATGCGGTTCGCCGCCTTGACCGGTGCGCGGGAAGGGCACCGGCAGTGCCGGGGTGCCCGGCTGACCGACCTGCGGGTCGGTGCGCTCGGAGGGCAATAACACGCTGGGATCGAGCCCGAGATCGGAGAACGCGGCATCTACGAAGGGCTGCACGAACTGACCGGGAAGCAGATTGGCGACGTAGGCCTTGAAGAACGGGCCCGAAGCCACCGATTCGCCCAGCGACAGCGCGTACTGATTCAGGTATTTGATCGACTGCTGCACTTGACCTTTGCGGTTGTCGACGATCGTCAACACGCCGTTGAGCTTATCCAGCGCGGGCCGCAACTGAGCGCGGTTGTCGGCGATGAAACCCGACAGTTGCTGAGCGAACGTCGAAAGGTTCTGTGAAATCTGATCCAATGCACTGCTCTGTGTCTGCAACTGTGCGAGCAGGGCGTTGGTGTTGGCGACGAGGCTCACCACTTGGTCGCTGCGCTCGGCTAGCACGGTGGTGGCCTTCGCGGCGTTCGCCAACAGGTTTCGCAGCTGCGCGTCTCGCTCGTTGAGCGTCTCGGAGAATCGTGCCACGCCGTCCACGGCTACCCTCACGTCGGGGGCGGTGTGCGCGAACGTCTGCGCGAGGGTGTCGAGCGCGTCGGACACCTGTGTGGTGTTCAGTTCGCTGATGGTTCCCGAGAGGTCGCCGAGCGCGTCTGGCAACTGGTAGGGCGCGGTGGTGCGCTCGATGGGGATGGTTTGCGATAGTTCACCGTCGCCGCGGGGTGCGATCTCGAGGAATTTGGCACCCAGGAGGCTCTTCGTCTTGATCGCGGCTTCGGTTCGATCGCCCAGGCGCACGCCGTCGTCGAGGTCGAATTCGATGAGCACCCGTGCTCCATCGAGCTCGACGCGCGACACCTTCCCTTTCCGTAGGCCCATGACTTGAACCGGCGCGCCGGCTTGAAGCCCGCCCGCCTCGGCAAAGTACGCAGAGTAGCTCTGCGTCGAATTGATGAACGGGAGTTTCTGGTATTGCAGGGCCAGCACCACGATTCCGCTGATCAGGGCAAACCCGATCGCGCCGAGGATCATCGGGTTGCGTTCGGAGAAGGTCTTCATTTCGGAGTGCACCGTCCGCTCGCTTGTTCGGCCAACTTGATGTAAACCGGTTGTCCGCCTTTGCCATTGACCTTCAACAGCAGATCGCACAGGTAGAAGGTGAAATAGTCGCCGTAGATGCCCAATCGGCTCAGCGCTTTATAGGTGTCGGGCAGTGTGTTGAGCAGATTGTCGAAGTAGCCGTGGTCGGCGACGACGTTCCCGGCCGTGCGGTCCATCTGATGCACGGTGTTCTGAAAAGGTGGTCGCGCTTGCTGCAGGAGGTCGGCAACCGTTCCGGCCGCGGCGTTGGTGTAGGCCACCGCGTTGCTGATGTCGTCGCGACGGGCTGCGAGGCCGGCCACCAACTCCGACAGTGAATCGACTGCCTTCTCGAACTGGCTACTCTGGTCTCCCAGAGAGCCAAGCACGGAGTGGAGATTATCGATCACCTGCTGTACCAAGGTGTCTCGATCGGCGAGGGTATTTGTCACCATGGCGGCCTGGCTGAGAAATGAGCTGATCGTGGCACCTTCACCCTGGAAGGCCTGTATCAGCTGAGCCGACAGCGCATTCACCTGCGCGGGATTCAGGGCGCGAAACAACGGCCGGAACCCGCCTAGCAGGGTATCCAGATCCAGCGCTGGTTCGGTCCGGTCCACAGGAATGGCCTGGCCGGCATTGAGGCGCCCGACCCCGCC
The nucleotide sequence above comes from Mycolicibacterium moriokaense. Encoded proteins:
- a CDS encoding MCE family protein, translating into MKTFSERNPMILGAIGFALISGIVVLALQYQKLPFINSTQSYSAYFAEAGGLQAGAPVQVMGLRKGKVSRVELDGARVLIEFDLDDGVRLGDRTEAAIKTKSLLGAKFLEIAPRGDGELSQTIPIERTTAPYQLPDALGDLSGTISELNTTQVSDALDTLAQTFAHTAPDVRVAVDGVARFSETLNERDAQLRNLLANAAKATTVLAERSDQVVSLVANTNALLAQLQTQSSALDQISQNLSTFAQQLSGFIADNRAQLRPALDKLNGVLTIVDNRKGQVQQSIKYLNQYALSLGESVASGPFFKAYVANLLPGQFVQPFVDAAFSDLGLDPSVLLPSERTDPQVGQPGTPALPVPFPRTGQGGEPHLTLPDAITGKPGDPRYPYREPLPPPPPGGPPPGPPALVPPELAVTPVPTPAPVNEPAPGQTPSPSAPAPGPTTPAEAGQ
- a CDS encoding virulence factor Mce family protein, with the protein product MTNTRISRIALAIVLTMCLVAGVVVAVQMRTSIGKTLMVGYFDNSNGLYAGDEVRILGVPVGEIDTIEPQAQRVKISFWVDNKYKVPADVTAAIVSPQLITSRAIQLTPAYTSGPVMDSGAVIPQERTAVPVEWDDLRTQLQTLTDMLQPTQPGGVSTLGAFINTAADNVRGQGVNIRDALIKMSQAFSIFGDHSQDIFGTIKNLSVLVSALQDSTTVLGQLNRNLAAVTALLADNPDQIGQAVADLSTAANDVQSFVADNRDALGTTTDKLSSISAAVIDSLDDIKQTLHIAPNAFQNFLNIYQPSQAALTGALALNNFANPITFLCGAIQAASRLNSEQAAKLCVQYLAPIVKNRQFNFPPLGENLFVGAAARPNELTYSEDWLRPDYVPPMAAVPSGGPPGPQPPAEAPLPAEAPAPTDPSAGLPGMMVPGGGS
- a CDS encoding MCE family protein yields the protein MKDKLRPAVWRFAIFTVVCLMGAFAVMAIFSQLRFRPETTYRAEFTNVTGLEPNNLVRIAGVEVGKVKTISIEGPVALVEFSADDTVVLTQGTRASIRWADPIGGRYLALEEGVGGVGRLNAGQAIPVDRTEPALDLDTLLGGFRPLFRALNPAQVNALSAQLIQAFQGEGATISSFLSQAAMVTNTLADRDTLVQQVIDNLHSVLGSLGDQSSQFEKAVDSLSELVAGLAARRDDISNAVAYTNAAAGTVADLLQQARPPFQNTVHQMDRTAGNVVADHGYFDNLLNTLPDTYKALSRLGIYGDYFTFYLCDLLLKVNGKGGQPVYIKLAEQASGRCTPK